From a single Cytophagales bacterium WSM2-2 genomic region:
- a CDS encoding superoxide dismutase translates to MNRKLFLQNSLVLAGASLLPVDSVFSQSVKENKMDKLTDADGNFALQPLPYNENFLEPGMDQETVHLHYTFHHGDAVKAANKDLQMIRKAMDDSNLETVDYWTKKLSYHLSSHVLHTIFWTNLTNKKSDPKGELLKQIEKDFGTYDKLKALIAKTAKGVDGNGWGILGYHPSTQKLSVMQCENHEKLTQWGIIPVLVIDVWEHSYYIKYRNRRAEFVDNLFPIINWDNVAERYATALKIG, encoded by the coding sequence ATGAACAGAAAACTATTCTTACAAAACAGTCTCGTGTTGGCAGGAGCAAGTCTGCTCCCGGTTGATTCTGTGTTTTCACAAAGTGTGAAAGAAAATAAAATGGATAAGCTCACGGATGCGGACGGCAATTTTGCGCTGCAGCCGTTGCCTTACAACGAAAATTTCCTCGAGCCGGGCATGGATCAGGAAACGGTGCACCTGCATTACACTTTTCATCATGGCGATGCCGTAAAGGCGGCTAACAAAGATTTGCAGATGATCAGAAAAGCAATGGATGACAGCAACCTGGAAACGGTTGACTACTGGACGAAGAAACTCTCTTACCACCTGTCATCGCATGTTTTACATACTATTTTCTGGACTAACCTCACGAACAAAAAGAGCGACCCGAAAGGTGAGCTGCTCAAACAAATTGAAAAAGATTTTGGAACGTATGACAAACTCAAAGCGCTGATCGCGAAGACAGCCAAAGGTGTGGACGGAAATGGTTGGGGAATTCTGGGCTACCATCCCTCCACACAAAAGCTGTCGGTGATGCAATGTGAGAACCACGAAAAGCTGACGCAGTGGGGCATCATACCGGTACTCGTAATCGATGTCTGGGAACATTCCTATTATATAAAGTATCGGAACCGCCGGGCGGAATTCGTGGATAACCTTTTCCCGATCATCAATTGGGATAACGTAGCCGAACGGTATGCCACTGCGCTGAAAATAGGCTAA